The window TCTTTTTCTGTCTGGATCTTGATGTTCGGCTCTTCTCTTTCTCATTGATGTCTTAATGTCATCTTCCTAAACATATTTGTTGTTTCAGGTTTGAAAGACCTGATTTTGCGCAGATATTTTCCGGAGCTTCTCCCTTGGTTGGAGGGTAAGTGTCACGTCTTTGGCTTATACATCCTATAGGTCCTCTATGGTGCTTGATTAACATTTCAGCATGTCACTCCTATAGGGTTTCTTATGCTCAATGCTATGGAGGACACCAGTTTGGAATGTGGGCTGGTCAGTTAGGTGATGGCAGGGCAATAACTCTTGGGGAGCTTCTTAACTCAAAGTCAGAAAGGTGGGAGTTGCAGCTCAAGGGTGCTGGAAAAACACCATACAGCCGATTTGCAGATGGTCTTGCAGTTTTACGAAGTAGTATACGGGAATTTCTTTGTAGCGAAGCAATGTATTTTCTGGGAATACCCACAACACGTGCTCTTTGTCTTGTGACAACTGGAAAATTTGTCACCCGAGACATGTTCTATGAGTATGTTCTTCAGTCATGGTTTTTTCATGTGGTTTTTTTGAGCTTGATATATGTTCTAGCTTTTATGTTTTAACGTGTTTTTTCTGAGTTTGATGTTCCATTACAGCCCCATGTtagtaattaaaaaaataaaggagtTTCCAATGTTTGATGTGTTTGCATGTTATTCCGATGTCTTGGTCCTTAAATTTCTGTATGATCTTGTTGACTTTAATCAAATATGGCATATTTTTTTAAGCAGTCTTGATTTTACAACACTAGGTTGATACTGGGATGAGAATTTGAACTTTTCTGCATGCATTGCTTAGGGGTAGGGCTGTAACTTGATTTAAATTGATGCCGCCACAATTTAATATTTCTTCATCTGTCATGTTTTATTGGTTTAATTTGCAAATTATTAGTTTTTATTTCTGTGTCTGTGCAGTGGAAATCCAAAGGAGGAACCTGGTGCAATTGTTTGCAGAGTGGCTCAATCTTTCCTTCGCTTCGGTTCATACCAAATACATGCTTCTAGAGGAAAAGAGGATCTTGATATTGTTCGTACTTTGGCAGACTACACCATTAAGCATCATTTTCCCCATTTAGAGAATATGAGTAAGAGCGAAAGTGTATCTTTTAAAACCGGGGAGGAAGACAATGAAGTGGTGGATCTAACCTCAAACAAGTATGCAGGTTGGCTTTCAATTTACATAATTAGTGGCAGTATATAAGTGATAATAGGTGTTAAATTCAGCATCCTTCGGGCATGATTTTTTGATATATGTTGCTTTCATTTTGCCAGTCCAAGTTGCTGGTTATGTTTCTTATGAGTCTCATTCTGGACTTAACTACGGATACATGCTGTTAGTTCTTGCTAATTAACCTAGGAAAATGAGAAGGTTCCTAGATTTTCTAATTTGGTTTTGGAGACTAGAAGATATATTCCATGTGGGTTTTCTTGGAGCTTAAGGATTGGTAGAAGTGTTCCTGCAGGGAACAGGGTTGGCCTGACTATGTTGACCAGTCCAAGCAGGTTTTGAGATCAGTTACCATTGCTTTTTCAGGTTTCGTGCACCATGTGTCTTTTGGCTACAGGATTTTCCTAATCAGTCTGCTTATTTACAAGAATGAAGTTTGGGGATAGATTCTACGTTGGTTGTTACATGAATTCTGTTTGTTTTTCCAGTTCTTTTATTGTGGGGGGTTACCTTCCATATTCTCTCAGTATTGCAATTaaaaggacaaaatatgtgataTGATAGCAAGTTTTGACCcattcccttttcttcttctctaaacacccctccccccccccccccccaaaaaaaaaggaggaagaaagaCAGAAAGTTTACACACatatttgtttattttggtACTAAGAGTTTCTAATGTTTGATGTACCAGCTTGGGCTGTGGAAGTTTCTGAGCGTACAGCATCCTTGATTGCAAAGTGGCAGGGTGTTGGTTTCACACATGGTGTTTTGAATACTGACAACATGAGTGTGCTGGGACTTACCATCGACTATGGTCCTTTTGGCTTCTTAGATGCTTTTGATCCAAGTTATACTCCAAACACAACAGATCTTCCTGGGAGGAGAtactgttttgcaaatcaaCCTGATATTGCCCTGTGGAACATTGCCCAATTTGCTATGACTTTATCTTCTGCCAAGTTGATTACTGATAAGGAGTCAAATTATGTTATGGAGAGGTGCTTTTAATggcttttgtttttcaaattaattttatagAATTTTTTGTGACATTCTGGGTATGACTTGCTACAGATATGGAACCAAGTTTATGGATGATTATCAGGCTATAATGACTCAAAAACTTGGCCTGCCAAAGTACAATAAACAGTTGCTCAGCAAACTTCTTAACAATATGGCCGTTGATAAAGTAGACTATACAAATTTCTTCCGGTTGCTCTCAAATATTAAAGCTGACCCTGCCATTCCTGAAGATGAGCTATTGATTCCTTTAAAGGCAGTACTGCTTGATATTGGTAAAGAACGGAAGGAGGCATGGACCAGCTGGGTGAAGTTCTATATTGAAGAGGTATTGTCTGTTTAATTGAAACTCACATATGCTATTCAAAGGTTAcatattttttgatatttggCGAACTTATCATTACACTGAAGAGGtaaatgtgatttttttgaCATAGCATAAGAAAATTTCTCCTTTGAGTATTGATAGATGGGAAATGTAGTTTGGAATGGTAACTGTCACCATTTTAGACAACGATAGGGTGTAACATATGGAATTTAATCttccaaatatatatattttttaatttttttttcaaatttctagCAGTGGAGGGATGGGATTTAAGAAGTGGGGAGGGGGAGAGGGGTCTATAACCTGGGACCCCCAAGTCCTAGAGCCACATAATCTTCCAAATATCTCATTCCTACATCTGGTTTGGTGCTATTTAATATATGGTGATCTCTTCATCTGACATGCTTATTGAATTAAATACTTAATAGTGTGTGGGAATTTGCTAGTAGTTTATTAAATTTAGTAGTCTAATTAACTACATATTTTTGTCCCTTTGCTCTTAAGAGCGTGTTATGGTAGGGCTTTGCCTGAAGAATTGTGATTCTCCTTGAGTGTAATGTCAGTTACCTGGTTCATTGCCTCATCTTCAATTTGTCACTTAAATGTTTCAATGCCTCTAGTATTTTCTCGtctgaaattaattttcttcttctGTGTTGCTTGTTGGTGCCTTTTCCTGTGTTGCCATAGAGATATTTTGGTGCAATTGTGTACCAATTTTGGGCCTGAAATATGGCTGCTAATTTGTAAAAGTCAGGGACAGTTAGCTGTAGGAGCGgcaaaaagaaaatatattgaagaaacaACATGCCGAAGTGCTATTCAACTGTTTATTCatctagagttttttttttttcaattttttttatggaCTAGACTACTATACTTGCATCTTGCACAAATGGAGTTGCAGTGAGAAGGCATGGTTTGGAGTAAAATAAGTACTAGCCGAATTTCACACTAAGAATGTAGATGGGATTTCAAGTTTTTATACATTGATTTCATATGTTGGCTCCAACAATTATAGCTGACCCCTATCATGACCACATCAACTAGATGCAGAGCTTTTCACAAGTCGTTAAGTCAAGTGTTGCTCAGGAGTGAAATTGGTGATAGCAAGTTGTCCTATGAATTTATTGAGACAATATGATGTTTTGAGCTGTCGGTTTCGCAGATAGACTGACTAAGATAAAATTTGTGGTGTAATTTAATGGGGAGCAAACTTAATGCTGTAAGGAAATTATGAGGAGTCTCAATTTTTTCCCTCCCCAATCTTCTGCTGCCTCGTGTCTTTTTCCGTCTGTCTGTCTGCCTATTGTGTTGACTTCCTCGAAAGTCATATTTATGGTTCACTTGGCTCTTTACCAAGTTCTGTTTGGCAACTCATCCTAAGTTGCTTTTGAATCTGGTTGTGCTATTTTCTCTAGGTTTTCCATGTTCCTGCTTGGCTTATTATCTTGTGGGTTGCTTGAAATATATGTACCAATGTTGAATCAATTATCTGAAATTTAGAATCAGCAAAAGTTTAACCTTTTGTTTACATGTAGTTCTTTAATAAATTCCCTTCTTGATGTTTTGTGCACCTAGTGTTTTACAAGAATCTTTGTGCCATGGTATTGGTTGATGGTCATGTGATGTAACTTTGATATTCTTTCACCTGCAAGTGATGATATCATGAAATGTTAGAAAATTTGTATGAAACTCATTTGTTAACATGGGAGCAAATATACCATACAAGCTTTGGAATTGAAGCTGGAACTGACCATAGAGTTCATTGGTATCTTTTGGTACTCATGTCATCTCTTCTTGGGAGTATGGCGTTGTTTGAACTGTTGTTACCTTGTGTTCATATCTGCTTTTTAATGGTGTGACATGACAGTCTTCTGTAAAAATAAACCTGAAGAGAATAAACAAGGTCGTTCCTTGCCACTGCAGAGCCAGGTGAAGAGTACTTCGGCTCTGGAGCTGGCTTCTTGCGTCCAAGTTGTGGCCTCCTAGGTTTGGGAACAAATTATTGCTCAAGatatttatttcttgaatgtttCCTTAGCAAGGGCCACTTTTTAGAATTATGCCAGTATTTTGTGTTGCTGTTCAAGTTGTTTGTTGTTTGTTGTGCACTACTTGTGACTGAAGTGTTTGTTTGTTTCTGCTGAAATGTTGTAACTTCTCAAGTTGTATGAATCGCGCGTTTCACAgccttcatttttatttttgtagctTTCTTCTAGTGGTATCTCTGATGAGGAGAGGAAGGCCTCAATGAATTCTGTAAATCCTAAGTACGTTCTTAGGAACTATTTATGCCAAAGTGCCATTGATGCTGCTGAGATGGGTGACTTCGAAGAGGTTCGCAGATTATTGAAGGTTATGGAACGTCCTTTTGATGAGCAGCCAGGAATGGAGAAATATGCACGCTTGCCCCCTGCATGGGCTTATCGTCCTGGGGTGTGCATGCTGTCTTGTTCTTCATAAGTTTCCTGTGTATTAATATGATGGAGAATGATAGTTGTACATATCTATAAATCAGAGTTCTGCTTTTTTAATAGCACATGGAAGCTTAGtattattttgttgttttttcctCCCTTCTTTACCCCTTTTTTGGCGTAAATCAACAGGAGGTGCTCATTTTTTCAACTTGCAAGTTTTTTGCATCTACTGTTCCACAGTACATTATTTATGTGAAGTCATATTACGCATTTTACTTGTTTGCTGACAGATTGATTTTTTAACTGAATGCGTCGCATCTTTTCTGCCTAAACTAAGCGCTGGAGTACTTGGGAACTGAAAAGGTCATTTTTTCTTGGGTAAATTATTAATAACCTCTATTTGGCTTTATCTATTGTCATATAATGTCCCTAACATTTCAAAATATGCACTTTGCACCTCCATGGTTTTGTATAAATGGGAAATTTTACAGAAAAGAGTATATATAGCATCCTTAGTTGAAATACTAGCTGTGTCTATACTTAAAATGTTAAATTAAACAATCTATCTATTTTCCACTTTACACAAACTCACATGGAAGTTACGtgattattttgaaattttagaaaagtcATGTGATATTATGCAAAACCATGGGAGGGGTAACATGTAATTTACCCTATTTTCTTGCTAGTTATTGCATCTTCTGTTCCACAATACAGTGTTAGCATTACTTTTCAACAAATCGATCCCTCATCGTGACTCTTGCTTCTTTTCAACAAAGCGTTGAGGAAGGTATCTAAGGGGGATCCACTAAAGTCTAACATCCAGGCAATTGCTGACTGGAATGGACCTTAAACACTCACACTCGACTCTCTATTGAACCGATGTGGGAGAAAGGGGATGGGGAAACACTCGACTTAAACCAGCTTTTAACCTTCACCGTGACTCTTGCTTCTTTTCAACAAAGCGTTGAGGAAGGTATCTAAGGGGAACCCACTAAAGTCCAACATCCAGACAATTGTTGAGTGGAAGGGACCTCAATGGATCTTAAACACTCACACTTGACTCTCTACTGAACTGATATAGGAGAAAGGGGATGGGGAAGTTAGCATTACTTATTTGATGACAAATCGATCTTTTGACTGGATGTATCAAATCTTTCTGCCAAAAAATGAGCGCCGAAGGTAAATAATCTGAGTGCTTGGGAAATTAAAAGGAACAGGATTAAAGAAAACCGTGGTTACATATTTGTTCTAGATTGCTAATGTACCTGTGAATGCCCTTCAACCTGCGATATGTGCATTCCAATTTAGATGACCACTAATACAATATAAGATGCATAGTTTTCATTTTGCGTTTCTCACTCAGCAGCATGAGAGGTGCTAGGAACTCGAGATATTTGAAGTCCATTTGTGCTCTTAAAATCAAACCCAATTTCGAAGTATCTAAATACGAAATTCTTTGTAACTACTATGGAGTGCAACTTTTGATGAGCTCTGGTCGTAAagttaagggataattttagaaaccttccttgaggtttctgacagttcACTGGCCTCTTCTAaggtttccaaaatttcaaacacCTCCTAAGGTCCAATTCTTACGTCAGCTCTAGTGAAATGATATAATTACCCTCACAACTTATCAAATATTTGGCAACTATGTTGACATTATTACTTAAATCATTAATTAGTAGGATTAACTAAATTAATGGCAATTTGAAAGATAAAATAATTTCTAATTTGCCATCGCAAAAAGGCACCATTTCTAGGCGCTGTTCTTTTTGGAagataaattttattatttggttgCAGATTTTAAGTTAGTTGTTGTTGATCATGTTTAATAGTGACCTAACACATGATTAAATCATATCAAACGACGATgcataaaatggaaaatatgATATTATGTAGTTTGTATTATGTTTTGTGTGAttcgatcttttttttttagatttcttGATAGTGCATTCTAGTgtcttttcttgagtttcttgactattattttcattttcatgg is drawn from Coffea arabica cultivar ET-39 chromosome 1c, Coffea Arabica ET-39 HiFi, whole genome shotgun sequence and contains these coding sequences:
- the LOC113712772 gene encoding uncharacterized protein, translated to MLSYISLASSSSSSSSTTAFFFNLRSSLLAKPRFHFCPSIFSKSQQRHYSNFFPRSSSSAMDSPSIAAVDSIADDLRNQSLNSNNHGGNHDGINNASKNKGVKLKLEELNWDHSFVRELPGDPRTDIMPRDVLHACYTKVSPSAEVENPQLVAWSESVAESLDLDSKEFERPDFAQIFSGASPLVGGVSYAQCYGGHQFGMWAGQLGDGRAITLGELLNSKSERWELQLKGAGKTPYSRFADGLAVLRSSIREFLCSEAMYFLGIPTTRALCLVTTGKFVTRDMFYDGNPKEEPGAIVCRVAQSFLRFGSYQIHASRGKEDLDIVRTLADYTIKHHFPHLENMSKSESVSFKTGEEDNEVVDLTSNKYAAWAVEVSERTASLIAKWQGVGFTHGVLNTDNMSVLGLTIDYGPFGFLDAFDPSYTPNTTDLPGRRYCFANQPDIALWNIAQFAMTLSSAKLITDKESNYVMERYGTKFMDDYQAIMTQKLGLPKYNKQLLSKLLNNMAVDKVDYTNFFRLLSNIKADPAIPEDELLIPLKAVLLDIGKERKEAWTSWVKFYIEELSSSGISDEERKASMNSVNPKYVLRNYLCQSAIDAAEMGDFEEVRRLLKVMERPFDEQPGMEKYARLPPAWAYRPGVCMLSCSS